One window of Rhodopirellula islandica genomic DNA carries:
- a CDS encoding ATP-binding protein, producing MDDELTILLVEDDPDSLANMIDILEMDGHEIRVAGSFAEILDAGVDPAIELAILDRRLPDGQVEDHLAGLTEQLPNAEFIIVTGFANMEGTIASFKQGVTDYLLKPVHPDVIRQSVARIAKHKRVEAELQREQRFANQILETTEALIVVLDLDGRVVHFNKQFSVVTGWKLEELVHQDYIRHCIPPAERERVSEVFRNSVGGGRVSGFRNGILTKDGRVRQIRWSDSALEDADDQIESLIAIGIDVTDMVEAQEAAARDHRLAAIGQTVAGLAHESRNALHRINASVELLRLDVPPQTDMREEIESIARASNELGTTLEEVREFAAPIRLHLENASLPFIWRRVWAYLAKSRGVRDAELNETLCDCECPVVVDVLRMEQVFRNLFENSLAACQDPVRIQLQCRCDGSGNVLLDFEDNGPGLSPEQRQMVFEPFFTTKVKGTGLGMSIVQRIVHAHGGVIQIAEPKQCGARFVIRFGKHEATLEDDCTGSRESSNA from the coding sequence ATGGACGACGAGTTGACGATCTTGCTCGTTGAAGACGACCCGGATTCTTTAGCGAACATGATCGACATCCTGGAGATGGACGGGCATGAAATTCGAGTCGCCGGCAGCTTCGCCGAGATCCTGGATGCTGGCGTCGATCCCGCGATTGAGCTGGCAATCCTGGACCGTCGATTGCCCGATGGCCAAGTTGAAGATCATCTGGCTGGTTTGACGGAGCAATTGCCCAACGCAGAGTTCATCATTGTGACGGGCTTTGCGAACATGGAGGGCACCATCGCGTCTTTCAAGCAAGGCGTGACGGACTACCTGCTCAAACCCGTGCATCCAGACGTCATCCGGCAAAGCGTCGCTAGGATTGCGAAGCACAAGCGGGTCGAAGCGGAATTGCAGCGTGAGCAGCGATTCGCGAATCAAATCTTGGAGACAACGGAGGCGTTGATCGTTGTGCTGGATCTGGACGGACGTGTCGTCCACTTCAACAAGCAGTTTTCTGTTGTCACGGGCTGGAAGCTCGAGGAGTTGGTTCATCAGGATTACATTCGCCACTGCATTCCGCCTGCGGAACGAGAACGAGTCAGCGAGGTCTTTCGCAATTCGGTTGGTGGCGGGCGGGTCTCCGGCTTCCGCAACGGCATTTTGACGAAGGACGGCCGGGTGCGTCAAATTCGTTGGTCAGATTCGGCATTGGAAGACGCTGACGATCAGATCGAATCCTTGATCGCGATTGGAATCGATGTGACGGACATGGTCGAAGCTCAGGAGGCAGCCGCGCGAGATCACCGGCTCGCCGCGATCGGACAGACCGTTGCTGGGTTGGCGCATGAAAGTCGAAACGCACTGCACCGGATCAACGCCAGTGTCGAACTATTGCGTCTCGATGTTCCTCCTCAGACCGACATGCGCGAGGAGATCGAGTCCATCGCCAGAGCCTCGAATGAACTGGGGACGACGTTGGAAGAAGTCCGTGAGTTTGCGGCCCCGATTCGCCTGCACCTTGAAAATGCTTCACTGCCTTTCATTTGGCGACGAGTGTGGGCTTATCTGGCGAAATCGCGAGGCGTTCGCGACGCTGAATTGAACGAGACGCTGTGCGATTGTGAATGTCCCGTTGTCGTGGACGTGTTGCGGATGGAACAGGTCTTTCGCAATCTCTTTGAAAACTCGTTGGCGGCTTGTCAGGATCCCGTTCGCATTCAGCTGCAATGCCGATGCGATGGGAGTGGCAATGTTCTTCTTGATTTCGAGGACAACGGCCCTGGACTCTCACCCGAGCAACGTCAAATGGTTTTCGAGCCATTCTTCACGACCAAAGTCAAGGGAACCGGACTGGGCATGTCGATCGTTCAACGCATCGTTCATGCCCATGGAGGTGTGATCCAAATCGCTGAGCCGAAGCAGTGCGGGGCGCGGTTCGTCATTCGTTTCGGAAAACACGAGGCGACATTGGAAGATGACTGCACCGGATCACGGGAATCAAGCAATGCATGA
- a CDS encoding DUF4404 family protein, whose protein sequence is MPEALEDTLRQLHDQLAELDTLNSSERQQLQNAVEEIQDSLERFDIQSAELAKRFHRSTQSVACNHPQLTQTAGQFADMLSQMGI, encoded by the coding sequence ATGCCAGAAGCACTGGAAGACACACTGCGGCAGCTTCATGACCAGTTGGCCGAACTTGACACGTTGAATTCCTCGGAACGACAACAGCTCCAGAACGCTGTCGAGGAGATTCAAGACAGCTTGGAGCGATTCGACATTCAATCAGCCGAATTGGCCAAGCGATTTCATCGATCGACACAAAGCGTCGCATGCAACCACCCGCAATTGACCCAAACCGCCGGTCAATTTGCTGACATGCTTTCGCAGATGGGAATCTGA
- a CDS encoding BON domain-containing protein, with translation MQAIPLSEKQSFPSNSLAVHPTACPTRDVSDRFNAEMRRVGHGELRGIRVDVNDQGIVLQGRVSSFYLKQLAQEAVRPLSRSLRILNQICVTGKKPLNRKRLPIARRITLDSPSRDSE, from the coding sequence ATGCAGGCGATTCCATTGAGCGAAAAGCAGTCATTCCCCTCGAATTCATTGGCGGTTCATCCAACGGCCTGTCCCACCAGGGATGTATCCGATCGGTTCAACGCAGAAATGCGGCGAGTCGGTCACGGCGAACTGCGGGGCATTCGAGTCGATGTCAACGACCAAGGGATCGTCTTGCAAGGCCGCGTCTCATCGTTCTATCTCAAGCAACTCGCTCAGGAGGCCGTTCGCCCCCTGTCGCGGAGCTTGCGGATCCTCAATCAGATTTGCGTGACCGGAAAGAAACCGCTGAATCGAAAACGCTTGCCCATCGCAAGGCGAATCACGCTGGATTCCCCGTCACGCGATTCCGAGTGA
- the ltnD gene encoding L-threonate dehydrogenase, giving the protein MTTAAKIAVIGLGAMGYGMAKSCLRAGHEVWGADISPDPVERFRAEGGQPGDLKDVAETLDIVVVAVLNADQTSAVLFGPDGVAPLMKEGSVVIACATVAPGFARDMANRCNDCGLHYLDAPISGGAAKSAKGQLSIMAAGPEKAFEVASPALDAMAEIVFRLGEVGAGSAMKAVNQLLAGLHIAAMAEAMTFGMTQGVSPEKFLEVIPQCAGTSWMLENRGPHIAAGDYTPLSQVNIWPKDLGIVLDIARDAKFSAPLTAAALQQFLAAAGMGLGGEDDAAVAKVYARNASLDLPGDE; this is encoded by the coding sequence ATGACCACTGCCGCGAAGATTGCTGTGATTGGTTTGGGAGCGATGGGCTACGGCATGGCCAAGTCCTGTTTGCGGGCCGGACATGAGGTTTGGGGCGCAGACATCTCGCCTGATCCAGTCGAGCGATTTCGCGCTGAAGGTGGCCAGCCCGGCGATCTCAAGGACGTCGCAGAGACCCTGGACATCGTTGTCGTTGCTGTCCTCAACGCCGATCAGACATCAGCGGTTTTGTTTGGCCCCGACGGAGTGGCACCCTTGATGAAAGAGGGCAGCGTCGTGATCGCCTGCGCGACTGTGGCTCCTGGATTTGCCCGTGACATGGCCAACCGGTGCAACGATTGCGGATTGCATTACCTGGACGCTCCGATTTCCGGTGGCGCGGCTAAGTCCGCCAAGGGACAACTCTCGATCATGGCCGCGGGTCCTGAGAAAGCGTTTGAGGTGGCGAGTCCGGCGCTCGACGCAATGGCCGAAATTGTCTTCCGGTTGGGAGAGGTCGGTGCAGGCTCCGCGATGAAAGCGGTCAATCAATTGCTGGCGGGACTTCACATCGCTGCGATGGCGGAAGCGATGACGTTCGGCATGACCCAAGGCGTGTCGCCAGAAAAGTTTCTGGAGGTCATCCCGCAGTGTGCCGGGACCAGTTGGATGCTTGAGAACCGTGGGCCGCACATTGCCGCTGGCGACTACACACCGCTGAGCCAAGTGAACATCTGGCCCAAAGACTTGGGCATCGTTTTGGACATTGCTCGTGATGCAAAGTTCAGTGCTCCGTTGACCGCCGCGGCGCTGCAGCAGTTCCTGGCCGCTGCGGGAATGGGGTTGGGAGGCGAAGACGACGCGGCTGTTGCGAAGGTCTACGCTCGCAACGCGAGTCTGGACCTGCCGGGGGATGAATGA
- a CDS encoding two-component system sensor histidine kinase NtrB: MHIEIDPLRNNRLARVMMEASPVAIVLSNTSGVIEAINHVAEGWFGYEEKELISQKLDLILEVDSTSDDASHTSCRPARSSDLERRQPTLRRGHRRDGSSFLAQTSVFPLTSDWGETRWINLIDVCRDQAGVEDADVNPPAVDHLIEGERLAAVLQMATGLAHESSNALQRAQSCLDLLRLDLTHRGELLELTDQIKVALNDLHRNHEEVKHYAAPIVLKRSPVNLNELCQQQFKKLVQPIAEECPRMWIEIAAGEAESQPSKVDSKADTCPLVHLDVNRIGEVLRRVLENAIHASSPGGRIAFECDCSPSTESLSSEWKSIDASPILLRVRDHGSGLTEEVQTRMFEPFFTTKQRGAGLGLSVCRRIVKAHGGTIAAANHPDGGTVVQIILPR, from the coding sequence ATGCATATAGAAATCGACCCCCTGCGGAACAACCGCCTCGCTCGAGTGATGATGGAGGCATCGCCTGTCGCGATTGTATTGTCAAATACCAGCGGAGTTATTGAAGCAATCAATCATGTGGCCGAGGGATGGTTTGGCTACGAAGAAAAGGAATTGATCAGTCAAAAATTGGATTTGATTTTGGAGGTCGATTCAACCAGTGACGATGCGTCACACACTTCGTGCCGACCGGCACGATCGAGCGATTTGGAGCGACGTCAGCCAACCCTCCGGCGCGGACACCGACGCGACGGGTCCAGTTTTCTCGCTCAAACCTCGGTTTTCCCTCTCACCTCCGATTGGGGAGAAACTCGCTGGATCAACTTGATTGATGTCTGCCGCGATCAAGCTGGCGTGGAGGATGCCGATGTCAATCCACCGGCAGTCGATCACTTGATCGAAGGAGAGCGATTGGCGGCAGTGTTGCAGATGGCCACCGGACTGGCGCACGAGTCCAGCAACGCTTTGCAACGCGCCCAATCCTGTCTGGATTTGTTGCGTTTGGATCTCACCCATCGAGGCGAGTTGCTGGAGTTGACCGACCAAATCAAAGTCGCTTTGAACGACTTGCACCGAAACCATGAAGAGGTCAAGCATTACGCGGCGCCGATTGTTTTGAAGCGTTCGCCAGTGAATCTCAATGAACTTTGCCAACAACAATTCAAGAAGCTCGTTCAGCCAATCGCGGAGGAGTGCCCGCGAATGTGGATCGAAATCGCCGCCGGGGAGGCCGAGAGCCAACCGTCGAAGGTGGATTCGAAAGCAGACACCTGCCCGCTGGTCCACTTGGATGTCAATCGGATCGGAGAGGTGCTTCGGCGAGTGTTGGAGAATGCGATCCACGCCAGTTCTCCAGGAGGACGAATTGCGTTTGAATGTGACTGTTCACCGTCCACCGAATCGCTCTCCTCGGAATGGAAGTCGATCGACGCGTCTCCAATTCTGCTGCGTGTCCGCGACCATGGCAGTGGCCTCACGGAAGAAGTCCAGACGCGGATGTTCGAACCCTTCTTCACAACCAAGCAACGAGGCGCGGGGCTGGGACTTTCGGTTTGCCGGCGAATCGTCAAAGCTCACGGGGGAACCATTGCCGCCGCCAACCATCCCGATGGCGGGACCGTCGTTCAAATCATTTTGCCAAGGTGA
- a CDS encoding two-component system sensor histidine kinase NtrB — MHDVEQLAVLASVLRTAVDAIIIIDERGTIESVNLATERMFGFRADEMLGQNVKMLMPSPYHEQHDGYLDRYQETGERHIIGIGREVTGQRKDGSLFPLHLAVSEVEAKERKLFTGILRDISDFKAAEAELKQLNATLDQRVQDQAAELQKAQTELVEKEKFATLGRISGGIAHEIRNPLNAIKTSAYYLLNAKTPSPAKTEEHLNRIDRQVSSINNAVTALSDLARLPDPQSSPMDVAEMLATILRECKLPQNIVVTQIVPADLPNVWADEKQLPIVFKNLIRNARDAMSEGGALQLSARHLESQVVVTVQDDGIGMSPDVVRRIAEPFFSTKARGMGLGMAITTAILEKNHCSMELESEPNEGTTFQISIPIAEQSQ, encoded by the coding sequence ATGCATGACGTCGAACAACTGGCCGTCCTGGCCTCGGTGTTACGAACAGCGGTCGATGCGATCATCATCATTGACGAACGTGGCACGATTGAGTCCGTGAATCTTGCGACGGAGCGGATGTTCGGATTTCGCGCCGATGAAATGCTCGGTCAGAATGTGAAGATGCTGATGCCATCGCCCTACCATGAGCAGCACGATGGCTACCTCGATCGCTATCAGGAAACCGGCGAACGACACATCATCGGCATCGGCCGTGAGGTGACCGGCCAGCGGAAAGATGGCAGTCTGTTTCCGCTGCATCTCGCTGTCAGCGAAGTGGAGGCGAAAGAACGAAAGCTCTTCACCGGGATCCTGCGTGACATCAGCGACTTCAAAGCAGCCGAAGCAGAACTGAAGCAGCTCAATGCGACGCTGGATCAACGCGTTCAAGACCAAGCAGCCGAGCTACAGAAGGCTCAAACAGAATTGGTGGAAAAGGAGAAGTTCGCGACCCTCGGGCGGATTTCCGGTGGGATCGCTCACGAGATTCGCAACCCACTCAACGCGATCAAAACGTCCGCTTATTATTTGCTCAACGCGAAAACGCCATCGCCGGCGAAGACCGAGGAGCATCTGAATCGAATCGACCGGCAAGTTTCGAGCATCAACAATGCGGTCACGGCACTGTCGGACCTAGCTCGTTTGCCCGATCCACAATCGAGCCCGATGGATGTCGCTGAAATGCTGGCGACAATCCTGCGTGAGTGCAAATTGCCGCAGAACATTGTTGTCACGCAAATTGTTCCAGCCGACTTGCCGAACGTGTGGGCGGATGAAAAGCAGTTGCCCATCGTTTTCAAGAATCTGATCCGCAATGCTCGGGACGCGATGAGCGAGGGCGGCGCACTCCAGTTGTCGGCTCGCCACTTGGAATCACAAGTGGTCGTCACAGTGCAGGACGATGGCATTGGAATGTCACCGGATGTGGTTCGTCGAATAGCCGAGCCTTTCTTTTCAACCAAGGCTCGCGGGATGGGGCTGGGCATGGCCATCACCACCGCCATTCTCGAAAAGAACCATTGCTCAATGGAACTGGAATCGGAACCGAACGAGGGAACCACGTTTCAAATCTCGATTCCAATCGCGGAGCAGAGCCAGTGA
- a CDS encoding AraC family transcriptional regulator, whose product MTTTQRPRHVGILVETDDSWGRNVVEAVCRFGRSSGWTVLISPRDSQGRLRLPKVWNGDGIIASLRSESSVRHVKSLGLPVVDVGIMVPKCDWFARVATDDAARAKMAFEHLRDRGLTHFACYAPPIGRYSDVRSAAFVRAVTDGGYECAMYEAPHDENAGWLTNYSNVRRWLTTLPRPLGIFAADPYPARQLVEICSADSIGIPDELAVLSGDDDELLCNVASPQISSVELASHQIGETASRMLAKMMNGGATPKRERLIPPLQVRGRHSTDILAIPDDEIAEVLRYIRDKARDGITVADLLNKFPISRRRLEQRFRAELNRSPAEEIRRVRMAHVGRLLLDSDKSMTTIAAESGFASGASLSQAFRQHFGTTPGDYRRQNHGT is encoded by the coding sequence GTGACAACCACCCAACGACCACGACATGTTGGCATTCTTGTTGAGACCGACGATTCCTGGGGTCGCAATGTCGTCGAAGCCGTTTGTCGATTTGGTCGCTCGAGCGGTTGGACAGTTCTGATCTCGCCTCGTGACTCACAAGGTCGCCTGCGTTTGCCAAAGGTTTGGAACGGCGATGGCATCATTGCTTCATTGCGATCCGAGTCATCGGTCCGCCACGTCAAAAGCCTGGGTCTGCCGGTGGTGGATGTCGGCATCATGGTTCCCAAATGCGATTGGTTCGCTCGGGTCGCGACCGACGATGCCGCTCGAGCCAAGATGGCGTTTGAACATCTTCGCGATCGGGGCCTGACTCACTTTGCCTGTTATGCACCGCCGATTGGTCGCTACTCGGACGTGCGATCCGCGGCGTTTGTCCGTGCCGTGACCGATGGCGGATACGAGTGCGCCATGTACGAAGCTCCCCACGACGAAAACGCTGGTTGGTTGACGAACTATTCCAATGTGCGTCGTTGGCTGACCACCCTTCCGCGTCCGCTGGGGATCTTTGCCGCCGATCCCTACCCGGCAAGACAACTGGTTGAGATCTGTTCGGCCGACTCGATCGGAATCCCCGACGAATTGGCGGTGTTATCGGGGGACGACGATGAACTGCTGTGCAATGTCGCCTCGCCCCAGATTTCGTCAGTCGAACTGGCCAGCCACCAGATCGGCGAAACGGCTTCACGAATGCTCGCGAAAATGATGAACGGGGGTGCGACGCCGAAACGCGAGCGGTTGATTCCTCCGCTCCAGGTACGAGGCCGACACTCCACCGATATCCTTGCGATACCGGACGACGAAATCGCGGAAGTCCTGCGTTACATCCGCGACAAGGCTCGCGATGGCATCACCGTCGCGGACTTGCTGAACAAGTTTCCCATCTCACGAAGAAGGCTGGAACAACGTTTTCGTGCGGAGCTCAATCGCAGTCCCGCCGAAGAGATCCGTCGGGTTCGCATGGCACATGTCGGTCGGCTGTTGCTGGATTCGGACAAATCCATGACCACCATCGCGGCAGAATCCGGGTTCGCATCGGGTGCTTCTTTATCGCAAGCGTTTCGCCAGCACTTCGGCACCACCCCCGGCGACTATCGACGTCAGAACCACGGCACCTGA
- a CDS encoding response regulator, which translates to MTAKRVLIVDDDVDICTNIKDILDDLGYQTDIAHDGPSALQFVESSPYDVALLDYSMPGMDGATLHQQMVQLRPEITAIMVTAYAHGDGAQRARDSGIQQVLRKPVDLKELLPLIEQVSNAPMVLVVDDDPEFCQTMWHILRERSYRVCLAHNKEDGVLKAMGADYQIAVVDLSLCSGLTDGCEVLQRVLEVNPTIRTILITGHREEADGILDGLKALGLDEVCFKPLDMDVLMSKIDDRIC; encoded by the coding sequence GTGACCGCGAAACGTGTGTTGATCGTGGACGATGACGTGGACATCTGCACGAACATCAAGGACATTCTCGATGACCTGGGGTACCAGACCGACATCGCTCATGACGGGCCGTCCGCCTTGCAATTTGTCGAATCCAGTCCCTACGACGTGGCTTTGCTCGATTATTCGATGCCTGGCATGGACGGGGCCACGCTGCATCAACAGATGGTTCAGCTCCGGCCGGAAATCACCGCGATCATGGTGACCGCTTATGCTCACGGCGATGGTGCTCAGCGAGCCCGAGACAGTGGGATTCAACAGGTGCTACGCAAACCCGTTGATCTGAAGGAGTTGCTTCCGTTGATCGAACAGGTTTCGAATGCTCCGATGGTGCTCGTCGTTGACGATGACCCCGAGTTTTGTCAAACGATGTGGCACATTTTGCGTGAACGATCGTATCGAGTTTGTTTGGCGCACAACAAAGAAGATGGCGTCCTCAAAGCGATGGGAGCCGATTACCAGATCGCGGTGGTTGATCTCAGCCTGTGCAGCGGACTGACCGACGGTTGTGAAGTCCTGCAGCGAGTCCTCGAGGTCAACCCGACCATTCGAACGATTTTGATCACGGGGCACCGCGAAGAAGCCGACGGTATCCTCGACGGCTTGAAGGCGCTCGGATTGGACGAGGTTTGTTTCAAGCCCTTGGACATGGATGTTTTGATGAGCAAAATCGACGACCGCATCTGCTGA